The following is a genomic window from Pirellulales bacterium.
AGGCTGCTCGGCGAATGGCTTGCCAGAACAAGATCAGGCAAGTCGCCGTTGCCGCCCATAACTACGAGAATGTCTACAAGGGATTGCCACCCGCGCTGATCTATTTCGGAGCCAGCGACAAGCGCAATAGCAAGTGGTCGGCCCACGCACGACTTCTGCCATTCCTGGAAGAAGAGAACTTCGAGTCGAACATCAATTACACGAGCGACTACGAGACGGCGCAGTACGGTGGTGGCCCGATCGGCGCTGACCGCGTATCCACGTACATCTGCCCCTCGGAGCAAAAGGACGTGGTTCGGATGGATGACAAGGGGGCGGCCATCCATTATCCGCTGAATTACGGCCTAAATCGTGGCGTATGGCAGACGTTTGACCCGACCGGCATGCGGCACGAAGAGGGGGCAATTGAGCCCAATAAAGCCACACCGCTACGGCAGATCAACGACGGTACGAGCAAGACTTTGCTCGCCGCGGAAGTGAAGGCCTTTACACCTTACTTTCGGGATGCATCGATCAGCCAGTCCACGCCGCCTGTCACGCCGGCTGAAGTTTGCGGGCTCGGCGGCTCGTTCAAAACCGATTCGGGGCACACGGAATGGGTCGATGGCCGAATTCACCAGACCGGTTTTACGACCACATTTCCTCCCAATTCGAAGGTCGAATGCATCCAGAACTCCCAAGTCTTTGACGTTGACTGGACCTCGAAACGCGAGGGAACAACGGATACCGACTTGACGTACTCAGCGGTGACGGCGCGAAGCTATCACGCCAGTAATGTAGTGAATGCGGCCATGGTCGACGGCTCGGTGCAAGTGATTGGACCGGATATCGAGGCGTCTGTTTGGCGGGCGATGGGGACGCGCAGCGGGGGGGAGGCGGCGGCCTCGGCAGCACCGTAATTCTACCGAGCGTCCAAATACGCGAAGCCCATCACATGACCTCGACTGGCAGAGTGTTTACAATAAGTTGAATCGTTTTTCTAGAATTCTGGTGTTGTTGATTGTCGGTCTCAATACTCATTTTCCAATAGAAACGCTTTTGAAAAGGCAGCAAGGAGTTTAGATCCAATGAGTAAGAGTATTTGGTTTTGTATTGTGTTCCTGAGTGCGTTGACACTTGTCGGCACCCCCGTTGCCCGTGCAACCGCCCCCTATACGGAGCATTTCAACTCGGATGTTGCAAACTGGGCCAATGGCGCCGGAAATGGGTTGGTGAATTTCGCAGCCAGTGGCGGTCCGGACGGCAGCAGCTATGCCTCGACGACGGCTACGGGTTTCGGAGCTCCCGATGGCAATCGGTTCATTCTTTTCCGCGGTCAAGACAACTTCAACTCGAGCAATCATGCGTTCGAAGGCAACTGGCTAAGCAGTGGCATCGTGGAATTCAGCGATTATGTGTGGCATAACGCTCCGATCGCGCTGCCGTTTTGGGCACGCTTTGCAAATCCGACCGGCTCATTCTCGGCCGTGGGTGGCGATAACGGCGTCGTCGTTCAGCCCAATACGTGGACGAAGCTGACCTACAAAATCGCAGCATCGGAAATCAATGTGACATTGTTCCCGGAAGGTCCACCGTCTGTGTTCAACTCGACTTTCTCGAACATCGGCCGTATTCAGGTGGGCTATACCGTACCGGCCGGCTTCGGGGCCGATCCCAACACATACACCTTTGGCCTCGATCAACCTTCAATCGCGATTCCTGAGCCAGCGAGTTGGGTATTGATCGTGGCAGGATCACTGATCGGGTTGGTTCGTCAGCGTCGGCGATCCTAACAACTTAACCAGCGGTGAAGCGGCAGTTAGCCGATTCGACTGAAATGAATCGTTTGCAGACCAGCGCGTCGGTATTTGCGGGCGTCCTGTGGGCAGTCATGCCGGGGATGCCGTTGTGCGCTGCGACGGCCACCTGGCCGACGCCCGACTTAGACACGTGGGTATACAAAGAGGCTAATCAGCCCGGGTCACGGACGGAAGCCCCGAGTTGGTTTAATACGAATTTGGTTGTAGACCCGATCACAGGACAGTTCCATCCGCAGCCAGGCAACGACACCGATCCTGCGCGCTTGGGCAGCGTGCTGTTTGCATTCAATTCCGCCTCACGGATTATGCCGGGGCTTGCGCCAAGCCGTTATCAGATTACTTCAGCGACAATGACGGCTTCATGCATTTTTTACGGCCAGCAGCCTGCTTTGTATGAGAATCAGCCTGTTACGAACGAGCACGTCGTAGCAGAATTCGCAAACAACAATGTGACATGGCAGAAACCAGTGGAACTCTATGGGGTGGGGCTTGCCGGAGGCTACACGGGTTACGAATTCGGTCAAGGCTTCACGGTCGGTCCGCCGCTGTTGGACGAGATTACCCACCCGTACTACGTTGGGGGACATTACAACGTGCTGCCGATTGTGGGCAGCAGTTCAATACCCGGCGCGTATGTTGACGTATCGAACAGTGTGACGGGGGGGTTCAGTGCCACTGAACCTGGCAACGTAACCGTTCCATTCACACCAACGCCCTGGGCAATTGGCACCGCCAATCTACCCCGTGGCGATCCACTTCCAACGATTTCAACGTTCACGTTTACGATCGATTTGGATGCGGCTGGTGCGAAATTGTATTTGCAGCAGTCATTGGCAAATGGCGCAGTGGCGTTCATAGTATCGTCACTGCATGCCACAACCGACTACGGTGGCTCCGGCGTCTATCCTAGTTGGTATACAAAGGAGTCAAATGTGCCGGCTGCCCTGATGCCGCAACTCGTGATCGATTACCAGATTCTTCCGGCGGGAGTGCCTGGCGACTACAACGGCAACGGCGTGGTCGACGCGGCTGATTATGTGCTGTGGCGGAATGGCGGTCCGTTACAGAACGAGGTGGATGACCTGGGGAGCGTCACCGCACAAGATTACAATGCGTGGCGAGCCCGCTTCGGTAACACGGCTGCCGCTTCCGCCAGTTTGGGGGGTGGTGCGCCCATTCCGGAGCCAGCGACAATTGTCGTGGCGCTTTTGTGGTCGACGTGGTCGATCGCAACGGCAAGGAATCGAAGGGTTTAAGGATGAAGAGACGAAAGTTGATGCATGCGACCGCGAGTATCAGTCTGCCGCGGAATGAGCGACGCGGCTTGGGACGGGGTTTCACGCTCGTCGAGCTGCTTGTTGTGATTGCGATCATTGGCATTCTCGTTGCCATGTTGCTGCCGGCGATTCAGGCGGCGCGCGAGGCCGGCCGGCGCATGGGATGCCAGAATAATCTCAAGCAAATTGGCCTGGCAGTGCAAAATTACTCGCACGCCAAGCGGCATCTTCCGCCACCCAAACTGGGCGCCAAGCAGTTCAACGAGCTTGGCGGCACGTTCATCGCGCTGCTTCCTTATTTGGAGGAGGCAGCCCGGTTTGCCGCGTACGACGGAACGAAGAACGTCAATGATCCGGTGAACTTGCCCATCACAAGCAAACCGATTGACATTTTCCTGTGTCCATCGATGTCGTTGCCGCGTGCGGTGCCGGAGTCAGACTCGGACGAAAAACTCGGTCCCGGCAGTTACATCATCTCCTCACGCACCGATTACGACAAGTTTCGCGAGCTTGATGGGGCCTTCGATAATCCCTCGGATGACGGACGCTATTCCCTGAGCATCCAGCATATTACCGACGGCATGTCGAAAACCTTGTTGGTCGGCGAAATTAATTACGGCTGCCAGAAAATGGTGTGGACCAAGTTTCCCTCCCTGCTTGGCACGACCAAATGGGGCGATCAGACGTGGGCGCAAGGCTATTGGGCGCTTGCTTGGGGACATATGGCCGCCTCGCATCCAACCCTCTACAACAATTCAACCGACTACGTTTCTCCGCATAGCGATCGCTCATTTCGCAGCGACCACCATGGCGGCATCCAGTTCGCAATGCTTGACGGTTCCGTTCATTTTGTCGGCAACGATTCGGATCCAGAAGTGCGGCGAGCACTCGTCACGCGATCTGGTGAAGAGACGAATGCGCACATTGACTAGCGGCACGGTGTTTGTCGGCAATCTGCGTACTCTCGGCCGATCGATTTATGAGCATCTTGGCCACCCAGGATGCGCGGGATTGCGACTACACTTAGGACCTATCCCAAAATCGACTGCTGAGATGGGGACAGGCACATTTTGCTCCGCGAACTCCGCACAATGAGCCTGTCCCCGACGATTTTGGGATAGGTCCTTATTCATTTCAGCAACAGAGACAACAATGCGAAAGCAACTTGCAAAGACGATTCTGGCAATGACGTGCACGGTGGTTGCCGCGGCAGCAGCGCGGACGTGCGACGCTCATTTTTTGTGGATCAAGTCGGTTGTCGTCGACGGCCAGCCAAGCGCACTTGTTTACTTCAATGAAAGTCCGGCCGACGAGTCGTATCACTTTCCCGAGAAGCTGGCGAAAACGAAACTGTGGAGCCGCTCGAAAGAAGGCAAGTTGACGGAGTTGCCAGCCAAGAGCGTTGACACCGACGATCGTGCGGGACTGATTGGGCCGATGACTGATGAGAAGGCGCCCGTCCTCGAGACCAGTCAGCAGTACGGCATCTATGGAGCCTCGCTGCTTCAATACCATGCCAAGCACGTGCGCGGAACGACGGCCGAGGAATTGAACGCGGCCGGCACATCGCGGGACGTGCGACTGGAAATCGTTCCGATTCTCAAGGAAGGGGACGTCGAGTTGACGGTTTTGTGGGACGGCAAGCCGCTCGGCGGAGTCGATGTGTCGTTGTTTATCGCGGATGAAGAAGCAGTCGAAAGCAAGACCAATGGCAGTGGCAAAGCCACGTTCAAGCTGAAGCAGCGCGGGCTGGTCGGAGTGTTGGCAAACACGCTGGAAAAAGGCAAAACCGGTGAGTTGGATGGCAAACCCTCCAAGGGAGTAATGCATTACGCGTCGCTTACATTCAGTTTGGCTGCCGAAAACGCGCAAGCTGAGGAGAAGAACGAAACCAAGCCGACCAAGAAGAAAAGGAAGTCGGCCGCCGCCAGCAGCAGTTCGATCCTGAAGCCGCTGCCGGAGCCGCTCGCCAGTTTTGGCGGCGTGGTGTGCGACGGCTGGCTGTACGTGTACGGTGGCCACATCGGCGAAGAGCATGAGCACTCGGCCGAGAATCTCTCGAAGCACTTTCGGCGCATCAGGCTCGACGGCGGAACGGAATGGGAAGAATTGCCCATGCAAACGGCTGTGCAAGGCCTGCCGTTAGTGGCGCACGGAGGCAGGATCTATCGCGTCGGCGGATTGGATATTCACAACGCGACGGCCGCCGACTCCGAGGATCTGCATTCGACGGCCGAGTTTGCCGCGTTTGATCCAGCGAAGAAAGAATGGACAGCCCTGGCACCGTTGCCGGCGGCACGCTCGTCGCATAACGCGGTTGTGATCGGCGACCGATTGTACGTCGTCGGCGGATGGCGGCTTGAAGGTAAGTCGCCCGGTACCTGGGAGCAGGATGCGCTCGTCTACGATTTCTCCAAACCAAAAAGCGGCTGGCAAAAACTCCCCAAGCCCAAGTTCAAACGAAGAGCTTTAGCCGCCGGTGTGTGGAACGACAAACTCGTCGTAATCGGCGGGATCAATGAAAAGGGGAAAGTTTCGACACAAACGAACGTGTTCGATCCGCAATCGAACACGTGGTCGAAGGGGCCGAAACTGCCTGGCTCCGGAATTGCCGGCTTTGGAGTTTCGGCATGGAGTATTGACGGGGATCTTTATGCCTGCGGGGTGCGCGGCAAGTTGCTTCGCTTGAATGACGAGGGATCGGCCTGGGAGGACGTTGGCCGCGTCGAAACGCCGCGCTTTTTCCATCAGCTCGTTCCAGCCCCGCATGGCGGCTTGATGGTCGTTGGCGGTGCGTCCGAGGACGGTCACCTGGCAACGATCGAACGCGTGGAGATTGAGAACACGACGAAGAACTGATCTAGTGCTGTGCCGGCTCACGCCTCATCCGACTGATCAAATATCCCCAGGCGATCGGTAGCAGCGAAATCAGCACGATCGCGACGATCACCAATTCGAAATTGTCTTTCACGATCTGGCGGCTGCCGAAGAAATATCCGCCGCCGACGCATAGGCCAACCCACAACAGGCCGCCGGAAACGTTATAGAGCGCAAACTGCGGGTAAGACATCGAGCCACATCCGGCAACGAACGGAACGAACGTACGGATGATCGGCACGAATCGCCCCAGTATCACGGCCTTGCCGCCATGGCGTTCAAAGAAGTGGTGCGCCTCCATCAAATGGTCACGGTTGAGCAACCGGTG
Proteins encoded in this region:
- a CDS encoding DUF1559 domain-containing protein — encoded protein: MVQQARRPARAFTLVELLVVIAIIGILVALLLPAIQAAREAARRMACQNKIRQVAVAAHNYENVYKGLPPALIYFGASDKRNSKWSAHARLLPFLEEENFESNINYTSDYETAQYGGGPIGADRVSTYICPSEQKDVVRMDDKGAAIHYPLNYGLNRGVWQTFDPTGMRHEEGAIEPNKATPLRQINDGTSKTLLAAEVKAFTPYFRDASISQSTPPVTPAEVCGLGGSFKTDSGHTEWVDGRIHQTGFTTTFPPNSKVECIQNSQVFDVDWTSKREGTTDTDLTYSAVTARSYHASNVVNAAMVDGSVQVIGPDIEASVWRAMGTRSGGEAAASAAP
- a CDS encoding PEP-CTERM sorting domain-containing protein (PEP-CTERM proteins occur, often in large numbers, in the proteomes of bacteria that also encode an exosortase, a predicted intramembrane cysteine proteinase. The presence of a PEP-CTERM domain at a protein's C-terminus predicts cleavage within the sorting domain, followed by covalent anchoring to some some component of the (usually Gram-negative) cell surface. Many PEP-CTERM proteins exhibit an unusual sequence composition that includes large numbers of potential glycosylation sites. Expression of one such protein has been shown restore the ability of a bacterium to form floc, a type of biofilm.), with translation MSKSIWFCIVFLSALTLVGTPVARATAPYTEHFNSDVANWANGAGNGLVNFAASGGPDGSSYASTTATGFGAPDGNRFILFRGQDNFNSSNHAFEGNWLSSGIVEFSDYVWHNAPIALPFWARFANPTGSFSAVGGDNGVVVQPNTWTKLTYKIAASEINVTLFPEGPPSVFNSTFSNIGRIQVGYTVPAGFGADPNTYTFGLDQPSIAIPEPASWVLIVAGSLIGLVRQRRRS
- a CDS encoding DUF1559 domain-containing protein, with product MKRRKLMHATASISLPRNERRGLGRGFTLVELLVVIAIIGILVAMLLPAIQAAREAGRRMGCQNNLKQIGLAVQNYSHAKRHLPPPKLGAKQFNELGGTFIALLPYLEEAARFAAYDGTKNVNDPVNLPITSKPIDIFLCPSMSLPRAVPESDSDEKLGPGSYIISSRTDYDKFRELDGAFDNPSDDGRYSLSIQHITDGMSKTLLVGEINYGCQKMVWTKFPSLLGTTKWGDQTWAQGYWALAWGHMAASHPTLYNNSTDYVSPHSDRSFRSDHHGGIQFAMLDGSVHFVGNDSDPEVRRALVTRSGEETNAHID
- a CDS encoding DedA family protein, whose amino-acid sequence is MHYLLDFFLHLDVHLEAFVTQFGPWVYALLFLIVFAETGLVITPFLPGDSLLFASGALAATTSGSLNVWFVFVLLAVAAVLGDAINYAVGHFVGPRVFRAEDRASLWHRLLNRDHLMEAHHFFERHGGKAVILGRFVPIIRTFVPFVAGCGSMSYPQFALYNVSGGLLWVGLCVGGGYFFGSRQIVKDNFELVIVAIVLISLLPIAWGYLISRMRREPAQH